The following proteins are encoded in a genomic region of Deltaproteobacteria bacterium:
- the acs gene encoding acetate--CoA ligase yields the protein MADANSIETTLKEKRRFKPDPAFAKRANVPGQAAYKKLVREAEKTPEKFWARMAKQHVSWFSPWKKTLEWKPPFAKWFIGGKTNVSYNCLDRHLEGPNAWRRNKAAIIWEGEPGDSRTLTYGDLHREVCKFANVLLARGIEKGDRVVLYMPLVPELAIAMLACARIGAIHSIIFGGFSADSVRDRINDAEARLVVTADGGWRRGQIVPLKSLVDEALAGTRTVEGVIVLRRTGQDILMKEGRDAWWHDEMAEAAAECKPAKLDAETPLFILYTSGSTGKPKGVLHTTGGYLTHVTATAKYIFDLKEDDTYWCTADIGWITGHSYVVYGPLANGATTVMYEGAPNWPDVERFWRIIDKYRVTIFYTAPTAIRTFMRWGDVHPKKYSLASLRLLGTVGEPINPEAWMWYRRTIGKNRCPIVDTWWQTETGGILISPIPGAVTTMPGSATLPFPGISAEVWNEAGEPVGANEGGFLVLTRPWPGMLRGIWGDSARFREQYFSKYPNTYFTGDGARRDKDGYFWIVGRVDDVMNVAGHRLSTMEVESALVSHPKVAEAAVVGRADEIKGTAVVCFVTLKSGTTVEPGLVAELKNWVAKEIGPIARPDDVRFADALPKTRSGKIMRRLLRDVAAGRETAGDTTTLEDLSVLARLRASDEE from the coding sequence ATGGCGGACGCGAATTCCATCGAGACGACCCTGAAGGAGAAGCGCCGCTTCAAGCCCGACCCGGCCTTCGCAAAGCGCGCGAACGTCCCCGGGCAGGCCGCCTACAAGAAGCTGGTGCGCGAGGCCGAGAAGACCCCCGAGAAGTTCTGGGCGCGGATGGCCAAGCAGCACGTGTCGTGGTTCTCGCCCTGGAAGAAGACGCTGGAGTGGAAGCCGCCGTTCGCGAAGTGGTTCATCGGCGGCAAGACCAACGTCAGCTACAACTGCCTCGACCGGCATCTGGAAGGCCCGAACGCCTGGCGGCGCAACAAGGCCGCGATCATCTGGGAGGGCGAGCCCGGCGACAGCCGCACGCTCACCTACGGCGATCTGCACCGCGAGGTGTGCAAGTTCGCCAACGTGCTGCTCGCGCGCGGCATCGAGAAGGGCGACCGGGTGGTGCTGTACATGCCGCTGGTGCCGGAGCTCGCGATCGCGATGCTCGCCTGCGCGCGGATCGGCGCGATCCACTCGATCATCTTCGGCGGCTTCTCGGCCGACTCGGTGCGCGACCGGATCAACGACGCCGAGGCGCGCCTGGTGGTGACCGCCGACGGCGGATGGCGCCGCGGCCAGATCGTGCCGCTGAAGTCGCTGGTCGACGAGGCGCTCGCGGGCACGCGCACCGTCGAGGGCGTGATCGTGCTGCGCCGCACCGGCCAGGACATCCTGATGAAGGAGGGCCGCGACGCCTGGTGGCACGACGAGATGGCCGAGGCCGCGGCCGAGTGCAAGCCGGCCAAGCTCGACGCCGAGACGCCTCTCTTCATCCTGTACACCAGCGGCTCGACCGGGAAGCCCAAGGGCGTGCTGCACACGACCGGCGGCTACCTGACCCACGTGACGGCCACCGCGAAGTACATCTTCGACCTGAAGGAAGACGACACCTACTGGTGTACGGCCGACATCGGCTGGATCACCGGGCACTCGTACGTCGTCTACGGGCCGCTCGCCAACGGCGCGACCACGGTCATGTACGAGGGCGCGCCGAACTGGCCCGACGTCGAGCGCTTCTGGCGCATCATCGACAAGTACCGTGTCACGATCTTCTACACCGCGCCGACGGCGATCCGCACCTTCATGCGCTGGGGGGACGTGCACCCCAAGAAGTACTCGCTCGCGAGCCTGCGCCTGCTCGGCACGGTCGGCGAGCCGATCAATCCCGAGGCGTGGATGTGGTACCGGCGCACGATCGGCAAGAACCGCTGCCCGATCGTCGACACCTGGTGGCAGACGGAGACCGGCGGGATCCTGATCTCGCCGATCCCGGGCGCGGTGACGACCATGCCGGGCTCCGCGACGCTGCCGTTCCCGGGAATCTCGGCCGAGGTCTGGAACGAGGCGGGCGAGCCGGTCGGCGCGAACGAGGGCGGCTTCCTGGTGCTGACCAGGCCCTGGCCGGGGATGCTGCGCGGGATCTGGGGCGACTCGGCGCGCTTCCGCGAGCAGTACTTCTCGAAGTACCCGAACACCTACTTCACCGGCGACGGCGCGCGGCGCGACAAGGACGGCTACTTCTGGATCGTCGGGCGCGTGGACGACGTGATGAACGTGGCCGGGCACCGGCTCTCGACGATGGAGGTCGAGAGCGCGCTGGTCTCGCACCCCAAGGTCGCCGAGGCCGCGGTGGTGGGCCGGGCCGACGAGATCAAGGGCACCGCGGTGGTCTGCTTCGTGACACTGAAGAGTGGCACCACGGTCGAGCCGGGCCTCGTCGCAGAGCTCAAGAACTGGGTGGCCAAGGAGATCGGCCCGATCGCGCGCCCCGACGACGTGCGCTTCGCCGACGCGCTGCCCAAGACGCGCTCCGGGAAGATCATGCGCCGGCTGCTGCGCGACGTCGCGGCCGGCCGCGAGACGGCCGGCGACACGACCACGCTCGAGGATCTGTCGGTGCTCGCGCGGCTGCGCGCGTCCGACGAGGAATGA
- the aroC gene encoding chorismate synthase: MSSSFGQIFRIQTFGESHGGAVGVVIDGCPAQLPLDVAEIQLELDRRRPGQSRLTTPRQEADRAEILSGVFEGRTLGTPILVLVHNEDARPEAYEAMRDVYRPSHADYTYEAKYGIRNWQGGGRASARETIGRVAAGAIARKLLRANGFGEIVAFVSQVHAVEAKCDLLAVTREQVEASITRCPDPAAAEEMTRRIDDARRAGDSLGGVVTCVAHGVPAGLGEPVFEKLDAELARAMLSLPACKGFEIGSGFAGARMTGSEHNDAFVSSGGRVATRTNRSGGVQGGISNGEPIVIRAAFKPTATIRKEQATVNRALEPVTLEAQGRHDPCVLPRAVPIVEAMVALVLCDHFLRQRATAPPAGGFSG; the protein is encoded by the coding sequence GTGAGCTCGAGCTTCGGACAGATCTTCCGGATCCAGACCTTCGGCGAGTCGCACGGCGGCGCGGTCGGGGTGGTGATCGACGGCTGCCCCGCGCAGCTTCCGCTCGACGTGGCCGAGATCCAGCTCGAGCTCGACCGGCGCCGGCCCGGCCAGAGCCGGCTCACCACGCCCCGCCAGGAGGCCGACCGCGCGGAGATCCTGTCGGGCGTGTTCGAGGGCCGGACGCTGGGCACGCCCATTCTCGTGCTCGTGCACAACGAGGACGCGCGACCGGAGGCCTACGAGGCGATGCGCGACGTGTACCGGCCCTCGCACGCCGACTACACCTACGAGGCGAAGTACGGCATCCGCAACTGGCAGGGCGGCGGACGCGCGAGCGCGCGGGAGACGATCGGGCGCGTCGCCGCGGGCGCGATCGCGCGCAAGCTGCTGCGCGCGAACGGCTTCGGCGAGATCGTCGCGTTCGTCTCGCAGGTGCACGCGGTCGAGGCGAAGTGCGACCTGCTCGCCGTGACGCGCGAGCAGGTCGAGGCGTCGATCACGCGCTGCCCGGACCCGGCGGCGGCCGAGGAGATGACCCGCCGCATCGACGACGCGCGGCGCGCGGGTGACTCGCTCGGCGGGGTGGTGACCTGCGTCGCGCACGGCGTTCCCGCGGGGCTCGGCGAGCCTGTCTTCGAGAAGCTCGACGCCGAGCTCGCGCGCGCGATGCTGTCGCTTCCCGCCTGCAAGGGTTTCGAGATCGGCTCGGGCTTCGCCGGCGCGCGGATGACCGGCAGCGAGCACAACGACGCGTTCGTCTCGAGCGGCGGTCGTGTGGCCACGCGCACCAACCGCTCGGGCGGCGTGCAGGGGGGAATCTCGAACGGCGAGCCGATCGTGATTCGCGCGGCGTTCAAGCCGACCGCGACGATCCGCAAGGAGCAGGCGACCGTGAACCGCGCGCTCGAGCCCGTCACGCTCGAGGCGCAGGGGCGGCACGACCCGTGCGTGCTGCCGCGCGCGGTGCCGAT
- the mutY gene encoding A/G-specific adenine glycosylase yields the protein MAAEIERARRDTIRRRLIDWYRVARRDLPWRRSSDPYRIWLSETMLQQTRVETAIPYYERFLAAFPDLAALASADEEDVLRLWAGLGYYARARNLRRAAQAVVREHGGRVPRSAEALAALPGVGPYTAGALRSIAFKEPAAIVDGNVRRVLARLFAREKIADAEAWRLARELVPERDPDLWNQALMELGATVCTPRQPRCPACPLGSLCQAVSTGRPEAFPAPKPKARPREQRALAGVLLRRGRVLLLRRPPRGLLGGLWELPNVADSPASALVELVRERAGIAVAPGAALGSVRHAFSHIDLRLELVALEDRGGRLATRARADAKLCGKADAARLPLSALMKKVLALSRPSW from the coding sequence ATGGCCGCCGAGATCGAGCGCGCCCGGCGCGACACCATTCGGCGACGGCTGATCGACTGGTACCGGGTCGCGCGCCGGGACCTGCCCTGGCGGCGCAGCTCCGACCCGTACCGGATCTGGCTCTCCGAGACGATGCTGCAGCAGACGCGCGTCGAGACGGCGATCCCGTACTACGAGCGCTTCCTCGCGGCGTTTCCGGATCTGGCCGCGCTCGCGTCCGCCGACGAGGAGGACGTGCTGCGCCTCTGGGCGGGGCTCGGCTACTACGCGCGCGCGCGGAACCTGCGCCGCGCCGCACAGGCGGTGGTGCGCGAGCACGGCGGCCGTGTTCCGCGCTCCGCAGAGGCGCTGGCGGCGCTGCCCGGCGTCGGCCCCTACACCGCGGGCGCGCTGCGCAGCATCGCCTTCAAGGAGCCCGCGGCGATCGTCGACGGAAACGTGCGCCGCGTGCTCGCTCGCCTGTTCGCGCGCGAGAAGATCGCCGACGCCGAAGCGTGGCGGCTCGCACGCGAGCTCGTGCCCGAGCGCGACCCCGACCTGTGGAACCAGGCGCTGATGGAGCTCGGCGCGACCGTCTGCACGCCGCGACAGCCGCGTTGCCCCGCTTGCCCGCTCGGGTCGCTCTGCCAGGCGGTTTCGACCGGCCGGCCCGAGGCGTTTCCCGCCCCGAAGCCGAAGGCCCGGCCGCGCGAGCAGCGGGCGCTTGCGGGCGTGCTGCTCCGGCGCGGGCGCGTGCTGCTTCTGCGCCGCCCCCCGCGCGGTCTCCTCGGCGGTCTCTGGGAGCTGCCGAACGTCGCCGATTCGCCGGCTAGCGCGCTGGTCGAGCTGGTGCGCGAGCGCGCGGGGATCGCGGTCGCGCCCGGCGCCGCCCTCGGAAGCGTCCGGCACGCGTTCAGCCACATCGATCTCCGGCTCGAGCTCGTCGCGCTGGAAGACCGCGGCGGACGGCTCGCGACCCGCGCGCGCGCGGACGCGAAGCTCTGCGGAAAGGCCGACGCGGCGCGGCTTCCGCTCTCGGCGCTGATGAAGAAAGTCCTGGCGCTCTCGCGTCCATCCTGGTGA
- a CDS encoding DNA mismatch repair protein MutS, with amino-acid sequence MKQRGDDHDDDAEFAEAMEGVRKLSSEQRGPQICYRKPVPISDREREVMRELDALVNGETPFDLRESEELSQGSVPGLDPRVLRRLRRGEFTLQADLDLHGCDAKTARALVEGFIVESHARGLRCVRIVHGRGNRSRNGEAVLKPSLPRWLARGPARQIVLAWASARQADGGLGASCVLLRKGPGAPKRRPL; translated from the coding sequence ATGAAGCAGCGCGGCGACGACCACGACGACGACGCGGAGTTCGCGGAGGCGATGGAAGGAGTCCGCAAGCTCTCGAGCGAGCAGCGCGGGCCGCAGATCTGCTACCGAAAGCCCGTGCCGATCTCCGACCGCGAGCGCGAGGTCATGCGCGAGCTCGACGCGCTGGTGAACGGCGAGACGCCGTTCGATCTGCGCGAATCCGAGGAGCTCTCGCAGGGCTCGGTTCCCGGCCTCGACCCGCGGGTGCTGCGGCGGCTGCGCCGGGGCGAGTTCACGCTGCAGGCCGACCTCGACCTGCACGGCTGCGACGCAAAGACCGCGCGCGCCCTGGTCGAGGGCTTCATCGTCGAGTCGCACGCCCGGGGACTTCGCTGCGTGCGGATCGTGCACGGACGCGGCAACCGCTCGCGAAACGGCGAGGCGGTGCTGAAGCCGAGCCTGCCGCGCTGGCTCGCGCGCGGGCCGGCGCGCCAGATCGTGCTGGCCTGGGCGTCCGCGCGGCAGGCCGACGGCGGCCTCGGCGCGAGCTGCGTCCTGCTGCGCAAGGGGCCCGGCGCGCCGAAGCGGCGCCCCTTATGA
- a CDS encoding M23 family metallopeptidase yields the protein MRVVRLIVLLLLFAGGYLVYTRVERTPPVIATRTASAFAGASYEHEFRLSDEGMGLRSAKVTLRVGGEEWGLAEEAYPGNPVLGASLDIERPIKVVVNAKELGIADGPATLIVEASDYSWMGNKSDPSIPLTIDTQPPRASLLTGLTYVRKGGSELAIYTVEEGVEKSGIAVGERFFPGFVDSRDKKRRLAFYAIPSDAADGAKPILVAQDRAGNETRIALVANVMERGFPEDTITLSDSFMQSKVAELLGSFRGTPLEGYLKINREMRQENGEKLVEITSSSSPDRIWSGAFAQMPNAHAGAKFAERRNYVYNGEVVDQQTHMGYDFASTSHDAIPAANDGVVVFAGPLGIYGNTVIVDHGLGLFSLYGHLSEISAEKGRPVAKGESLGKSGTTGLAGGDHLHFAMILGGHFVDPLEWFDPKWIAEHIEGKLEAAAAVP from the coding sequence ATGCGAGTCGTCCGACTCATCGTGCTTCTGCTGCTCTTCGCGGGCGGCTATCTGGTGTACACGCGCGTGGAGCGCACGCCACCGGTGATCGCGACGCGCACTGCTTCAGCCTTCGCCGGCGCGAGCTACGAGCACGAGTTCCGCCTCTCGGACGAGGGCATGGGCCTGCGCTCCGCGAAGGTCACGCTTCGCGTGGGCGGAGAGGAATGGGGCCTCGCGGAAGAAGCGTACCCGGGCAACCCCGTCCTGGGCGCGAGCCTGGACATCGAGCGGCCGATCAAGGTCGTGGTGAACGCGAAGGAGCTCGGCATCGCCGACGGGCCGGCCACGCTGATCGTCGAGGCGAGCGACTACTCCTGGATGGGCAACAAGAGCGATCCCTCGATCCCGCTCACGATCGACACCCAGCCACCGCGCGCGTCGCTCCTCACCGGGCTCACCTACGTGCGAAAAGGCGGCTCGGAGCTCGCGATCTACACCGTCGAGGAGGGCGTCGAGAAGAGCGGCATCGCCGTGGGCGAGCGCTTCTTCCCCGGCTTCGTCGATTCGCGGGACAAGAAGCGGCGCCTCGCCTTCTACGCGATCCCGTCCGACGCAGCCGACGGCGCGAAGCCGATCCTCGTCGCGCAGGACCGCGCGGGAAACGAGACCCGGATCGCGCTGGTCGCGAACGTGATGGAGCGCGGCTTCCCGGAGGACACGATCACGCTCTCGGACTCGTTCATGCAGAGCAAGGTGGCCGAGCTGCTCGGCTCGTTCAGGGGCACGCCGCTCGAGGGCTATCTGAAGATCAACCGCGAGATGCGCCAGGAGAACGGCGAGAAGCTGGTCGAGATCACCTCGAGCTCCAGCCCGGATCGGATCTGGTCCGGCGCGTTCGCGCAGATGCCGAACGCGCACGCGGGAGCGAAGTTCGCCGAGCGACGCAACTACGTGTACAACGGCGAGGTCGTCGATCAGCAGACCCACATGGGCTACGACTTCGCCTCGACCTCGCACGACGCGATTCCGGCCGCGAACGACGGCGTGGTCGTCTTCGCGGGGCCGCTCGGCATCTACGGCAACACGGTGATCGTCGATCACGGGCTCGGGCTGTTCAGCCTGTACGGGCACCTCTCCGAGATCTCGGCAGAGAAGGGCCGCCCGGTGGCGAAGGGCGAGTCCCTGGGCAAGAGCGGCACCACGGGGCTCGCAGGCGGCGACCACCTGCACTTCGCGATGATCCTCGGCGGGCACTTCGTGGACCCGCTGGAGTGGTTCGACCCGAAGTGGATCGCCGAGCACATCGAGGGCAAGCTCGAGGCCGCAGCCGCCGTGCCCTGA